A single window of Carettochelys insculpta isolate YL-2023 chromosome 13, ASM3395843v1, whole genome shotgun sequence DNA harbors:
- the IRS4 gene encoding insulin receptor substrate 4 isoform X2 codes for MASGMNGPGGGGSSTAAGSAEVQLDTRSVGGGVVPCQGTGVPRTATTAEEQQELVESGPNPPPHSHHLLLLLKRSPSASLCLVQEEEVPAAVVPTGRGAFSVGRGGQPAPTARGVSVPAAQSMAPVGDDVRKCGYLRKQKHGHKRYFVLRAESHLAPARLEYYDSEKKFKSSLRAAAAASGSTILCCPTPKRVIPLYQCFTVSRRADAKHKYIIALYTKDEYFAMLAENEVEQEAWYQAISELMNQSKKGFLEQEDQSDQQLDEDDEHYGAALRPGTVYKEVWQVNVKPKGLGQTKNLTGVYRLCLSSKAIYLVKLNSEVPAVHLQLMNIRRCGHSENFFFIEVGRSASIGPGELWMQVDDSVVAQNMHETFLETMKALKAFTEFRPRSKSQSSGGGSGTNPISFITTRRHLGNLPPSQTGLQRRSRTECVTGGTPPTTKSSSSYRFRTSSEGEGTMTRPFRSVTGSLIHLNTARMNLGRQEGSGRYVRAAFTSSYHTRSASLPVSHFPSTTSPISVSSSSGHGSASDTLTRPSSSSVCGSPSDGGFISSDEYGSSPGDFRYFRVRSNTPDSLGNTPPIREENCLSEYMSMNKQQTDDNSRDDYMEAEKCFRKRTYSLTKPTSVTVQQKTTQTAASLDEDSAGRHRELTCSDSPKLKENHEPECRDSPLDSVCNQSRSKARDDGYMPMMPGVASSLTSNSDYLPMTPKSVSVPKQISNSWSSSQVDARGYMMMFPRASSSPVRSPLAGFISKGSNEKVSNEYMDMSPGNSAVPKLSDDLNSIHNSVPKGFSSYFSLPRSFKTLSGQNGDHNEYVPMSSPGKLLYGEHENIKYINSEPLANGISKSVVKMSDEGLAQNRATRPTRLPLGTRGSNTIPRTYDRTVPREPASPGEYINIDFSEKASNTPYSLSAEGSPSSLGSSSDHRQSPLSDYMSVDLDVQSPKVAKELSNSLTDISIYASSSIPGNQTNDYARLSFDIACVSSTSSRTDDYTEMTFNMAAPPPRPFTTESSNGIKIDSPSSIVNRLCIVDRYSGSSSFSVPSCDPPLGPKVIRADPQGRRRHSSETFSSAGATDCIAMETIVRRKGCSTGISRNCVVLLEAELNSSQLFSLPPAQTYASF; via the exons ATGGCGAGTGGGATGAATGGCCCGGGCGGAGGAGGTAGTAGTACCGCGGCCGGGAGCGCCGAGGTGCAGCTGGACACCCGGAGCGTTGGAGGAGGGGTCGTCCCCTGCCAGGGGACCGGAGTGCCTAGGACTGCTACTACGgctgaggagcagcaggagctggtcgAGAGCGGCCCCAACCCGCCCCCTCAttcgcaccacctgctgctgctgctgaagagaTCTCCCAGTGCCTCCCTGTGcctggtgcaggaggaggaggtgcccgCTGCTGTGGTCCCCACAGGGCGAGGGGCCTTCTCTGTTGGGCGAGGTGGCCAACCAGCCCCTACAGCACGGGGGGTTTCTGTGCCAGCTGCACAGTCCATGGCTCCTGTTGGGGATGATGTGAGGAAATGTGGCTACTTGAGGAAACAGAAGCATGGCCACAAGCGCTACTTTGTGCTGCGGGCCGagagccacctggccccagcgAGGCTTGAATACTATGACAGTGAGAAGAAGTTCAAGAGCAGCCTGAGGGCAGCGGCAGCTGCTAGTGGGTCTACCATCCTTTGCTGCCCCACTCCCAAGCGAGTGATCCCCCTGTACCAGTGCTTCACTGTCAGCCGGAGGGCAGATGCCAAGCATAAGTACATCATTGCTCTTTATACCAAGGATGAATACTTTGCCATGTTGGCTGAGAATgaggtggagcaggaggcctggtaTCAGGCAATCAGTGAGCTCATGAACCAGAGCAAGAAGGGGTTTTTAGAACAGGAGGACCAGAGTGATCAACAGTTGGATGAGGATGATGAGCATTATGGAGCTGCACTTAGGCCAGGCACTGTATACAAGGAAGTGTGGCAGGTTAATGTGAAGCCCAAGGGATTGGGACAGACAAAGAACTTGACTGGGGTGTACAGGTTATGCCTATCTAGCAAAGCTATCTACCTAGTCAAGCTGAATTCAGAGGTACCTGCTGTCCACTTGCAGTTAATGAACATCCGCCGCTGTGGGCACTCAGAGAACTTCTTTTTTATTGAGGTGGGCAGATCTGCTTCAATTGGGCCTGGTGAACTGTGGATGCAAGTGGATGATTCAGTAGTTGCCCAGAATATGCACGAGACCTTTCTAGAGACCATGAAAGCTCTCAAGGCCTTTACAGAATTCAGACCTCGCAGTAAGAGCCAGTCgtctggtggtggcagtggtaCTAATCCTATCTCCTTTATCACTACTAGACGACATCTGGGCAACCTGCCTCCTAGCCAGACTGGTTTGCAAAGAAGATCCAGAACTGAGTGTGTTACTGGGGGGACTCCGCCCACCACCAAGAGTAGCAGTTCTTATCGCTTCAGAACATCTAGTGAAGGGGAAGGCACAATGACCAGACCTTTCAGATCAGTGACGGGGAGTCTGATCCATTTGAACACAGCAAGGATGAACTTGGGGCGGCAAGAAGGGAGTGGAAGGTATGTCAGAGCAGCTTTCACCTCTTCTTATCATACCAGGTCTGCCTCCCTTCCAGTGTCTCAtttcccctccaccaccagccccaTTAGTGTTTCTTCTAGTAGCGGCCATGGCTCTGCCTCAGACACGTTAACCAGGCCTTCTAGTTCATCTGTCTGTGGATCTCCAAGCGATGGGGGCTTTATTTCATCTGATGAATATGGCTCTAGCCCTGGTGATTTCAGGTACTTTCGTGTCAGAAGTAATACTCCAGATTCCTTGGGAAACACACCACCTATCAGAGAAGAGAATTGTTTAAGTGAATACATGTCCATGAATAAACAGCAAACAGATGATAACTCAAGGGATGATTATATGGAAGCAGAAAAGTGCTTCCGAAAAAGAACTTATTCTCTGACTAAACCAACTTCTgtaacagtacagcagaaaacTACACAAACCGCTGCTTCTTTAGATGAAGATTCTGCAGGAAGGCACAGAGAGTTAACTTGTTCTGACTCTCCAAAATTAAAAGAGAACCATGAGCCTGAGTGTAGAGATAGTCCACTTGATTCTGTATGTAACCAAAGCAGAAGTAAAGCCAGGGATGATGGATACATGCCAATGATGCCAGGAGTTGCATCTTCACTCACTAGCAACAGCGATTATTTGCCAATGACTCCaaaaagtgtgtctgtcccaaaACAGATTAGTAATTCTTGGTCATCATCTCAGGTAGATGCCAGAGGATATATGATGATGTTTCCTCGGGCTAGTTCTTCACCTGTACGAAGTCCATTAGCTggatttatttcaaaagggagtaaTGAAAAGGTGTCAAATGAGTATATGGATATGTCACCTGGTAACTCAGCAGTTCCAAAACTGTCCGATGATTTAAATTCTATTCATAACTCTGTTCCCAAAGGTTTCAGTTCATATTTCTCTTTGCCACGAAGCTTTAAAACATTATCAGGACAAAATGGAGATCATAATGAATATGTTCCAATGTCCTCACCTGGAAAACTGTTGTATGGTGAACATGAAAACATCAAATATATTAACAGTGAACCATTAGCTAATGGCATTTCTAAGTCAGTTGTGAAAATGTCAGATGAAGGACTTGCACAGAACAGGGCTACCAGGCCTACAAGACTTCCCTTAGGTACAAGAGGAAGTAATACTATACCAAGAACATATGATCGAACAGTTCCACGTGAGCCAGCTAGCCCTGGTGAATACAtaaacattgatttcagtgagaaagCAAGTAATACGCCATATTCTTTATCTGCAGAAGGATCTCCATCATCTCTAGGATCGAGTAGTGACCACAGACAGTCACCACTTTCTGATTACATGAGTGTTGACCTTGATGTGCAGTCACCAAAAGTAGCAAAGGAACTGTCAAATTCTTTAACAGATATTTCAATTTATGCAAGTTCCAGTATTCCTGGTAACCAGACAAATGATTATGCTAGACTTTCATTTGATATTGCTTGTGTTAGCAGTACAAGTAGTAGGACTGATGATTACACAGAAATGACTTTCAACATGGCAGCACCACCACCTAGGCCTTTTACCACAGAATCCAGCAATGGTATAAAGATTGATAGTCCTTCTTCCATTGTAAATCGACTGTGCATTGTTGATAGATACTCTGGTAGCAGTAGCTTCTCTGTTCCTAGCTGTGATCCTCCATTGGGACCCAAGGTGATTCGAGCTGACCCACAAGGTAGAAGAAGGCATAGTTCTGAAACATTTTCTTCTGCTGGGGCT ACTGACTGCATTGCCATGGAAACCATTGTCAGAAGAAAAGGCTGTTCTACTGGTATCTCCAGAAACTGTGTGGTGCTTTTGGAAGCAGAGCTCAACTCCAGCCAGCTATTTTCACTTCCTCCAGCACAGACATACGCATCATTTTAA
- the IRS4 gene encoding insulin receptor substrate 4 isoform X1: protein MASGMNGPGGGGSSTAAGSAEVQLDTRSVGGGVVPCQGTGVPRTATTAEEQQELVESGPNPPPHSHHLLLLLKRSPSASLCLVQEEEVPAAVVPTGRGAFSVGRGGQPAPTARGVSVPAAQSMAPVGDDVRKCGYLRKQKHGHKRYFVLRAESHLAPARLEYYDSEKKFKSSLRAAAAASGSTILCCPTPKRVIPLYQCFTVSRRADAKHKYIIALYTKDEYFAMLAENEVEQEAWYQAISELMNQSKKGFLEQEDQSDQQLDEDDEHYGAALRPGTVYKEVWQVNVKPKGLGQTKNLTGVYRLCLSSKAIYLVKLNSEVPAVHLQLMNIRRCGHSENFFFIEVGRSASIGPGELWMQVDDSVVAQNMHETFLETMKALKAFTEFRPRSKSQSSGGGSGTNPISFITTRRHLGNLPPSQTGLQRRSRTECVTGGTPPTTKSSSSYRFRTSSEGEGTMTRPFRSVTGSLIHLNTARMNLGRQEGSGRYVRAAFTSSYHTRSASLPVSHFPSTTSPISVSSSSGHGSASDTLTRPSSSSVCGSPSDGGFISSDEYGSSPGDFRYFRVRSNTPDSLGNTPPIREENCLSEYMSMNKQQTDDNSRDDYMEAEKCFRKRTYSLTKPTSVTVQQKTTQTAASLDEDSAGRHRELTCSDSPKLKENHEPECRDSPLDSVCNQSRSKARDDGYMPMMPGVASSLTSNSDYLPMTPKSVSVPKQISNSWSSSQVDARGYMMMFPRASSSPVRSPLAGFISKGSNEKVSNEYMDMSPGNSAVPKLSDDLNSIHNSVPKGFSSYFSLPRSFKTLSGQNGDHNEYVPMSSPGKLLYGEHENIKYINSEPLANGISKSVVKMSDEGLAQNRATRPTRLPLGTRGSNTIPRTYDRTVPREPASPGEYINIDFSEKASNTPYSLSAEGSPSSLGSSSDHRQSPLSDYMSVDLDVQSPKVAKELSNSLTDISIYASSSIPGNQTNDYARLSFDIACVSSTSSRTDDYTEMTFNMAAPPPRPFTTESSNGIKIDSPSSIVNRLCIVDRYSGSSSFSVPSCDPPLGPKVIRADPQGRRRHSSETFSSAGAVSTSSSFFTDSSKRHSSASFDNVWLKPDENISDGHESKMSRDTSTGFQNGLNYIALNLHNDSMNCEAGTTTPTCRLQNGTSNLDSGAYVSIDFSRSDGLKCNSARKD, encoded by the exons ATGGCGAGTGGGATGAATGGCCCGGGCGGAGGAGGTAGTAGTACCGCGGCCGGGAGCGCCGAGGTGCAGCTGGACACCCGGAGCGTTGGAGGAGGGGTCGTCCCCTGCCAGGGGACCGGAGTGCCTAGGACTGCTACTACGgctgaggagcagcaggagctggtcgAGAGCGGCCCCAACCCGCCCCCTCAttcgcaccacctgctgctgctgctgaagagaTCTCCCAGTGCCTCCCTGTGcctggtgcaggaggaggaggtgcccgCTGCTGTGGTCCCCACAGGGCGAGGGGCCTTCTCTGTTGGGCGAGGTGGCCAACCAGCCCCTACAGCACGGGGGGTTTCTGTGCCAGCTGCACAGTCCATGGCTCCTGTTGGGGATGATGTGAGGAAATGTGGCTACTTGAGGAAACAGAAGCATGGCCACAAGCGCTACTTTGTGCTGCGGGCCGagagccacctggccccagcgAGGCTTGAATACTATGACAGTGAGAAGAAGTTCAAGAGCAGCCTGAGGGCAGCGGCAGCTGCTAGTGGGTCTACCATCCTTTGCTGCCCCACTCCCAAGCGAGTGATCCCCCTGTACCAGTGCTTCACTGTCAGCCGGAGGGCAGATGCCAAGCATAAGTACATCATTGCTCTTTATACCAAGGATGAATACTTTGCCATGTTGGCTGAGAATgaggtggagcaggaggcctggtaTCAGGCAATCAGTGAGCTCATGAACCAGAGCAAGAAGGGGTTTTTAGAACAGGAGGACCAGAGTGATCAACAGTTGGATGAGGATGATGAGCATTATGGAGCTGCACTTAGGCCAGGCACTGTATACAAGGAAGTGTGGCAGGTTAATGTGAAGCCCAAGGGATTGGGACAGACAAAGAACTTGACTGGGGTGTACAGGTTATGCCTATCTAGCAAAGCTATCTACCTAGTCAAGCTGAATTCAGAGGTACCTGCTGTCCACTTGCAGTTAATGAACATCCGCCGCTGTGGGCACTCAGAGAACTTCTTTTTTATTGAGGTGGGCAGATCTGCTTCAATTGGGCCTGGTGAACTGTGGATGCAAGTGGATGATTCAGTAGTTGCCCAGAATATGCACGAGACCTTTCTAGAGACCATGAAAGCTCTCAAGGCCTTTACAGAATTCAGACCTCGCAGTAAGAGCCAGTCgtctggtggtggcagtggtaCTAATCCTATCTCCTTTATCACTACTAGACGACATCTGGGCAACCTGCCTCCTAGCCAGACTGGTTTGCAAAGAAGATCCAGAACTGAGTGTGTTACTGGGGGGACTCCGCCCACCACCAAGAGTAGCAGTTCTTATCGCTTCAGAACATCTAGTGAAGGGGAAGGCACAATGACCAGACCTTTCAGATCAGTGACGGGGAGTCTGATCCATTTGAACACAGCAAGGATGAACTTGGGGCGGCAAGAAGGGAGTGGAAGGTATGTCAGAGCAGCTTTCACCTCTTCTTATCATACCAGGTCTGCCTCCCTTCCAGTGTCTCAtttcccctccaccaccagccccaTTAGTGTTTCTTCTAGTAGCGGCCATGGCTCTGCCTCAGACACGTTAACCAGGCCTTCTAGTTCATCTGTCTGTGGATCTCCAAGCGATGGGGGCTTTATTTCATCTGATGAATATGGCTCTAGCCCTGGTGATTTCAGGTACTTTCGTGTCAGAAGTAATACTCCAGATTCCTTGGGAAACACACCACCTATCAGAGAAGAGAATTGTTTAAGTGAATACATGTCCATGAATAAACAGCAAACAGATGATAACTCAAGGGATGATTATATGGAAGCAGAAAAGTGCTTCCGAAAAAGAACTTATTCTCTGACTAAACCAACTTCTgtaacagtacagcagaaaacTACACAAACCGCTGCTTCTTTAGATGAAGATTCTGCAGGAAGGCACAGAGAGTTAACTTGTTCTGACTCTCCAAAATTAAAAGAGAACCATGAGCCTGAGTGTAGAGATAGTCCACTTGATTCTGTATGTAACCAAAGCAGAAGTAAAGCCAGGGATGATGGATACATGCCAATGATGCCAGGAGTTGCATCTTCACTCACTAGCAACAGCGATTATTTGCCAATGACTCCaaaaagtgtgtctgtcccaaaACAGATTAGTAATTCTTGGTCATCATCTCAGGTAGATGCCAGAGGATATATGATGATGTTTCCTCGGGCTAGTTCTTCACCTGTACGAAGTCCATTAGCTggatttatttcaaaagggagtaaTGAAAAGGTGTCAAATGAGTATATGGATATGTCACCTGGTAACTCAGCAGTTCCAAAACTGTCCGATGATTTAAATTCTATTCATAACTCTGTTCCCAAAGGTTTCAGTTCATATTTCTCTTTGCCACGAAGCTTTAAAACATTATCAGGACAAAATGGAGATCATAATGAATATGTTCCAATGTCCTCACCTGGAAAACTGTTGTATGGTGAACATGAAAACATCAAATATATTAACAGTGAACCATTAGCTAATGGCATTTCTAAGTCAGTTGTGAAAATGTCAGATGAAGGACTTGCACAGAACAGGGCTACCAGGCCTACAAGACTTCCCTTAGGTACAAGAGGAAGTAATACTATACCAAGAACATATGATCGAACAGTTCCACGTGAGCCAGCTAGCCCTGGTGAATACAtaaacattgatttcagtgagaaagCAAGTAATACGCCATATTCTTTATCTGCAGAAGGATCTCCATCATCTCTAGGATCGAGTAGTGACCACAGACAGTCACCACTTTCTGATTACATGAGTGTTGACCTTGATGTGCAGTCACCAAAAGTAGCAAAGGAACTGTCAAATTCTTTAACAGATATTTCAATTTATGCAAGTTCCAGTATTCCTGGTAACCAGACAAATGATTATGCTAGACTTTCATTTGATATTGCTTGTGTTAGCAGTACAAGTAGTAGGACTGATGATTACACAGAAATGACTTTCAACATGGCAGCACCACCACCTAGGCCTTTTACCACAGAATCCAGCAATGGTATAAAGATTGATAGTCCTTCTTCCATTGTAAATCGACTGTGCATTGTTGATAGATACTCTGGTAGCAGTAGCTTCTCTGTTCCTAGCTGTGATCCTCCATTGGGACCCAAGGTGATTCGAGCTGACCCACAAGGTAGAAGAAGGCATAGTTCTGAAACATTTTCTTCTGCTGGGGCTGTGAGTACTTCCTCTTCTTTCTTTACTGATAGTAGCAAAAGACACAGCTCTGCCTCGTTTGACAATGTATGGTTGAAACCTGATGAAAACATTTCTGATGGTCATGAAAGCAAAATGTCCAGGGATACTTCAACTGGATTTCAGAATGGCTTAAACTACATAGCTTTGAATTTACAcaatgattctatgaactgtgaGGCAGGCACTACTACACCAACTTGTCGTCTCCAGAATGGTACTTCGAATTTGGACAGTGGAGCTTATGTAAGCATAGATTTCAGCAGATCTGATGGCTTGAAGTGTAATTCTGCAAGAAAAg ACTGA